One window of Brassica napus cultivar Da-Ae unplaced genomic scaffold, Da-Ae ScsIHWf_270;HRSCAF=446, whole genome shotgun sequence genomic DNA carries:
- the LOC125601965 gene encoding mediator of RNA polymerase II transcription subunit 13-like isoform X3 → MWTNVFRIGGLHNVSWFQFLPSEAELSPASDTTSSRAEQNDVATYLVLSSHLRLQKEGFLTTWTNSFVGPWDPSQGLYNPDEKIKLWLFLPGRHSSITDKAQAAVSKLRVVASGIWVAPGDSEEISVAFSQSLRNCIERALTGLSYMRFGDVFSKFSPQSEDYLRRGQPTVEFIFAATEEAVFVHVIVSAKNVRALSSSDAERLLRSSSKNSSYRLPVIVSPHGMRGSLTGFCPNDLVKQVYFSSGNIGTSSGYIGLPSHVGRRSRLINDNHGYVEVTLGCCQSINDNTSQTNSTFAVNFPHNQRPEPSVGSRDYRKGQQDISSVREKKFIYPAEAVLVPILQSAFAKFSLKRFWLQNWIGPSLAGSSLSMHWAGDFDFLGSSGNKSDGFYEKNGYNSSGSSRNSSISSTSSASSGSGWRMASRTGDLDADADSLTCRQSGLTCNDDRPKSGSKRSRTGRTESFGQVGITDDQIGWDWDDDDDDDDDRGVGMDINALLSEFGDFGDFFENDALPFGEPPGTAESHTLMIPPDSAEIGCSPVDMMDVSDQIVLPDGFSSFESFNPVPPITDECLIKSQEVINSSVTSATLNQMSSSSTGEFDHLIKAEAMMTFAPEYGAVEVPMSEISSFKSPYLPKSHKVESSHSRTSNYVYGPTPPATDSDGAADKNLLGSKACIGNNDGRTLFQSRDYYTQVEGRKDQHKMLPTVISDNSSTKEGVSQLKYSYFSAVKTIQGKKSDGISAVVSTLLSSKTLLATDVGSVMFQAFMSRMRHIIISSKHSSPFSLTRLSGKLFLNQLSNEPSSLTDNISARNKIYKKEIPTRIAGGFDGGMIDSHMSAPVGVWRTVSVPKTAKPASSPNIEAGSSLPHSSFSEDSLLSYGQRQPLQELLDGIALLVQQATSFVDLALDSDCGDGPYGWLALEELWRRELSCGPSAGHAGCGGTLASCHSLDIAGVKLVDPLSAEVFPSSVITLLQSDIKTALKSAFGQSDGPLSVTDWCKGRNHAMDGGSISEGSTAESSLREDSGKREETAQSQDIYSSELLRPTLFVLPSPSILVGYQDDWLKISTNALPHWEKAPFEPYALPKNMSYTVVCPDIDPLTSAATDFFQQLGTVYETCRLGTHLPHILGNQMETDAGRLSSSGFVLLDCPQSMKIESNNTSLLGSLSDYFLSLSNGWNVTSYLKSLSKALKGLKLESCLYTNQKEGSATSPCIVVYIVCPFPDPSAVLRTIVQSSIALGSGIQPDKDRRSLLNSQVARAFASSAAVDEASISHIPVLSGFSVPKLVLQVVSVDSIFRITSPSFNELVILKDTAFSVYNKARKISRGMPNDAFQSSSLSSRSSSALTPMSSISGSWKDCVGSRMTGSTHPRDGERDGSMRTSWDSWQMTRSGGLSCDPNRNEDFYLNDESFYLFEPLFILSEPGSVERGVSPTFGGLGSESSKPVPEDGGRGSGLGVNAMEGIPSGSSSQGDASQVEGKNIPSLHCCYGWTEDWRWLVSIWTDARGELLDTHIFPFGGISSRQDTKGLQCLFVQVLQQGCQILQACSSPDNGSSKPRDFVITRIGNFFELEYLEWQKAIYSAGGPDIKKWPIQLRRSAPSGIATSSSVSSLQPPDMSLIQERASSSSTLYSSHSKPSNFVKGSMGQSAGRKQIMGGQTISGTPRGLFQWVHSISFTSISLDQSLHLVLPAELVSPGGTGMSSSNYIEGFTPVKSLGSTAYSYMMIPSPNMRFLHPSPLQLPTCLTAESPPLAHLLHSKGCAIPLSTGFVVSKAVPSMRKDSRINMKEEWPSVLSVSLIDYYGGYDNAHDKILHGIMKQGGGETQETRDFEVESHLILESIAAELHALSWMTVSPAYLDRRTALPFHCDMVLRLRRLLHFADKELQTTR, encoded by the exons ATGTGGACTAATGTTTTCAGAATT GGAGGTCTCCATAATGTTTCTTGGTTTCAGTTTCTTCCTAGTGAAGCTGAGCTGAGTCCTGCCTCTGATACAACAAG TTCAAGAGCTGAGCAGAATGATGTTGCGACCTATCTTGTGCTTTCATCTCATCTCCGGCTTCAGAAGGAAGGCTTTCTTACCACATGGACCAATTCTTTTGTTGGACCTTGGGATCCTTCTCAAGGCTTATACAATCCTG ATGAAAAGATCAAGCTTTGGCTTTTTCTTCCTGGGCGTCATTCATCAATCACTGACAAAGCTCAGGCTGCAGTCTCAAAACTTAGAG TTGTTGCTTCTGGAATTTGGGTAGCGCCTGGGGACTCTGAAGAGATATCAGTTGCCTTTTCACAGTCTTTACGTAATTGCATTGAAAG AGCATTAACTGGACTTTCCTACATGAGATTTGGAgatgttttttcaaaattcagcCCTCAAAGTGAAGATTATTTGAG GAGGGGACAGCCTACTGTTGAGTTCATCTTTGCTGCTACCGAGGAGGCAGTTTTTGTCCATGTCATTGTATCTGCCAA GAATGTCCGGGCACTTTCAAGTAGCGATGCTGAGAGACTGTTAAGGAGTTCTTCGAAAAACTCCAGTTATAGGCTTCCCG TGATTGTTTCTCCTCATGGTATGCGGGGCAGCCTCACTGGATTCTGTCCCAATGACCTTGTCAAGCAAGTCTACTTCAG TTCTGGAAACATAGGGACTTCGAGTGGATATATTGGTCTCCCTTCTCATGTTGGTCGTAGGTCCCGTCTGATAAATGACAATCATGGTTACGTGGAAGTTACACTTGGTTGCTGCCAAAGTATTAATGACAACACAAGTCAAACTAATTCGACCTTTGCGGTAAACTTTCCCCATAATCAGCGGCCTGAACCATCAGTTGGGAGTAGAGATTACCGGAAAGGACAACAAGATATCTCATCCGTGCGTGAAAAAAAGTTCATATATCCAGCTGAGGCAGTGCTTGTGCCAATCTTACAGTCGGCATTTGCTAAATTTTCTTTGAAAAG GTTTTGGCTTCAAAACTGGATAGGACCATCACTGGCAGGCTCATCGTTATCTATGCACTG GGCTGGTGATTTTGACTTCCTTGGATCGTCTGGAAATAAGAGTGATgggttttatgaaaaaaatggtTATAACAGCAGCGGCAGTAGCCGTAATAGCAGCATTAGTTCAACAAGTAGTGCTTCTAGCGGGAGTGGTTGGAGAATGGCTTCAAGAACTGGTGACCTTGATGCTGATGCAGATTCGTTGACGTGTAGGCAATCTGGTCTAACTTGTAATGATGATCGCCCAAAATCG GGTTCTAAGCGGTCGCGAACAGGGAGGACAGAGTCTTTCGGTCAAGTAG GCATTACAGATGATCAAATTGGCTGGGATTGggatgatgacgatgatgatgatgatgatagagGAGTTGGAATGGATATCAATGCACTTCTTTCAGAGTTTGGAGACTTTGGTGACTTCTTTGAGAATGATGCGTTGCCTTTTGGGGAG CCACCGGGAACAGCAGAGTCGCATACGCTAATGATTCCTCCAGATTCTGCTGAAATAGGTTGCAGTCCAGTTGATATGATGGATGTATCAGACCAGATTGTTTTGCCCGATGGGTTTTCCTCTTTTGAGAGCTTTAATCCTGTTCCCCCGATCACAGATGAGTGCCTTATCAAAAGTCAAGAAGTCATCAACAGCAGTGTCACTTCAGCAACTTTAAATCAGATGTCAAGCTCTTCTACTGGTGAGTTCGATCATTTGATAAAAGCAGAAGCTATGATGACCTTTGCTCCTGAGTATGGAGCTGTTGAAGTACCTATGAGCGAGATTTCCTCTTTCAAAAGCCCATATCTTCCCAAATCTCATAAAGTGGAGAGTTCACATTCAAGAACGAGTAACTATGTTTATGGACCCACACCACCGGCCACTGATTCTGATGGAGCAGCCGACAAGAATTTACTTGGATCAAAAGCCTGCATTGGCAACAACGATGGCAGAACTTTGTTTCAGTCGAGAGATTATTACACTCAAGTGGAGGGAAGAAAGGACCAACATAAGATGCTACCTACTGTAATTAGTGACAACAGTAGTACAAAGGAGGGTGTTTCTCAGTTAAAATATTCATACTTCAGTGCTGTTAAGACCATACAGGGGAAAAAGTCTGACGGTATATCTGCTGTTGTTAGTACTTTATTATCTTCAAAGACCTTGTTGGCAACAGACGTGGGAAGCGTTATGTTCCAAGCTTTCATGTCTAGGATGCGGCACATAATCATTTCTTCGAAGCACAGTTCACCATTTAGTCTGACAAGGCTTAGTGGAAAGCTATTTCTGAACCAGCTGTCAAATGAGCCCAGTAGTCTGACAGACAatatatctgcaaggaacaagaTATATAAGAAAGAAATACCTACTAGAATAGCTGGAGGTTTCGACGGAGGAATGATAGACAGCCACATGAGTGCACCAGTTGGCGTGTGGCGGACTGTTTCAGTCCCAAAAACAGCAAAACCTGCTAGTTCGCCAAATATTGAAGCAGGCTCATCATTGCCCCATAGTTCATTTAGCGAAGACAGCTTGCTTTCTTATGGCCAAAGACAGCCATTGCAGGAACTCCTAGATGGAATAGCGCTACTTGTACAGCAAGCTACTTCTTTTGTTGATTTAGCTCTGGATTCAGATTGTGGAGATGGTCCTTATGGCTGGCTTGCGCTGGAAGAGTTATGGAGACGGGAACTTTCGTGTGGGCCCTCTGCTGGCCATGCAGGTTGTGGGGGAACTTTGGCTTCCTGCCATTCTCTGGACATTGCTGGTGTCAAGCTAGTTGACCCACTCTCTGCTGAG gtttttcctTCGTCTGTCATTACTCTGCTGCAATCTGACATCAAAACAGCTCTGAAATCTGCATTTGGTCAGTCAGATGGTCCATTATCTGTCACAGATTGGTGCAAGGGCCGGAATCACGCAATGGATGGGGGATCTATTTCTGAGGGATCTACTGCTGAGTCATCCCTCCGTGAAG ATAGTGGGAAACGAGAGGAGACTGCTCAGAGCCAAGACATATACAGTTCAGAATTACTCCGACCGACACTTTTTGTTCTTCCGTCACCTTCTATACTTGTCGG GTACCAAGATGACTGGCTTAAGATATCAACTAACGCCTTGCCACATTGGGAAAAGGCCCCTTTCGAGCCATATGCTCTGCCGAAAAAT ATGAGCTATACTGTTGTATGCCCGGATATAGATCCTTTAACCAGTGCTGCCACTGATTTCTTCCAACAACTTGGAACTG TTTATGAGACGTGCAGACTGGGAACCCATTTGCCACATATTCTGGGAAATCAAATGGAAACTGACGCTGGAAGATTATCCTCATCTGGATTTGTTCTGCTTGATTGCCCTCAGTCGATGAAGATTGAAAGCAATAACACATCGCTTCTGGGATCTCTCAGCGATTATTTTCTGTCTTTGTCGAATGGGTGGAATGTGACTAGCTATCTGAAGTCTTTATCAAAAGCGCTGAAAGGTCTAAAGCTTGAGTCTTGCCTTTACACAAACCAGAAAGAAGGATCAGCTACGAGTCCTTGCATC GTAGTGTACATAGTGTGTCCATTTCCCGACCCTTCGGCAGTTTTAAGGACGATCGTCCAATCGTCTATTGCACTTGGATCAGGAATACAGCCAGATAAAGACAGGAGATCGTTACTTAACAGTCAGGTTGCAAGGGCGTTTGCTAGTTCTGCTGCTGTAGACGAAGCATCAATATCTCATATTCCAGTGCTTTCGGGGTTTAGTGTCCCCAAACTAGTTCTACAGGTGGTGTCTGTTGATTCTATTTTCCGGATAACAAGTCCGAGCTTTAATGAGCTTGTCATTCTCAAGGATACTGCCTTTTCTGTATACAATAAGGCTCGTAAAATCTCACGAGGAATGCCTAATGATGCATTTCAGTCGTCCTCTTTATCAAGTAGATCGTCTTCAGCCTTGACACCAATGAGCTCTATTTCAGGAAGCTGGAAAGACTGTGTTGGTTCTCGAATGACAGGTTCTACACATCCAAGAGATGGTGAAAGGGATGGTAGCATGAGAACGAGTTGGGATAGCTGGCAAATGACAAGATCTGGAGGATTAAGCTGCGACCCAAACAGAAATGAAGATTTTTACCTTAATgatgaaagtttttatttatttgaaccGCTTTTCATTCTTTCCGAGCCTGGTTCAGTGGAGCGTGGAGTTTCACCTACTTTTGGCGGCTTAGGTTCAGAGTCTTCAAAGCCAGTACCTGAGGATGGTGGCAGAGGTTCTGGACTTGGCGTCAATGCAATGGAAGGCATACCATCAGGATCAAGCTCACAGGGGGATGCATCCCAGGTTGAAGGAAAGAATATTCCAAGTTTACATTGCTGCTACGGTTGGACAGAGGACTGGCGATGGCTTGTAAGCATCTGGACAGATGCCAGGGGTGAACTGCTTGACACACATATATTTCCCTTTGGTGGAATTAGCAGTAGACAGGATACGAAAGGGCTGCAGTGTCTTTTTGTTCAAGTTCTGCAGCAAGGATGTCAAATCCTACAGGCATGTTCCTCCCCTGACAATGGATCTTCAAAACCCAGAGATTTTGTCATTACACGCATTGGCAATTTCTTTGAGCTTGAATACCTAG AGTGGCAAAAGGCAATATACTCAGCTGGAGGTCCTGACATTAAAAAGTGGCCTATTCAACTTCGACGTTCTGCACCTTCTGGCATAGCCACCAGTAGCAGCGTATCTTCCTTGCAACCGCCGGATATGAGTTTGATTCAAGAGAGAGCCTCGTCAAGTAGCACACTCTACAGCTCTCACTCAAAACCATCCAACTTCGTGAAAGGCAGTATGGGGCAATCTGCTGGAAGAAAGCAGATAATGGGTGGACAAACCATTTCTGGTACTCCAAGGGGTTTGTTTCAGTGGGTTCACAGCATTAGTTTTACTTCTATTTCACTTGATCAATCTCTGCATCTTGTTCTTCCGGCTGAGTTGGTATCTCCAG GAGGTACTGGTATGAGTTCATCAAATTACATTGAAGGTTTCACTCCTGTCAAATCTCTTGGGTCAACGGCTTACTCGTACATGATGATACCATCACCCAACATGCGCTTTCTTCACCCAAGTCCTCTTCAGCTTCCTACATGTTTAACTGCCGAATCACCTCCGCTTGCTCACCTTCTTCACAGCAAGGGCTGTGCAATACCCTTATCTACCGGGTTTGTTGTTTCAAAAGCTGTGCCTTCCATGAGAAAAGACTCGagaataaatatgaaagaagAATGGCCATCAGTTCTCTCTGTTAGTCTCATTGACTACTATGGTGGTTATGACAACGCTCATGACAAAATTCTTCATGGAATCATGAAGCAAGGCGGTGGAGAGACCCAAGAAACTAGAGATTTTGAGGTTGAAAGCCATCTTATCCTTGAGTCAATTGCGGCAGAACTCCACGCTCTATCATGGATGACTGTAAGTCCAGCATATCTGGATAGGCGGACGGCATTGCCTTTTCACTGTGATATGGTTCTCAGACTGAGACGTCTTCTTCATTTTGCGGATAAAGAACTCCAGACTACCAGATAA